A section of the Acidobacterium capsulatum ATCC 51196 genome encodes:
- a CDS encoding TIGR00730 family Rossman fold protein, producing MRFAIAKADLMPLEPPESLASAPLAYENPAFLNSPDGRIVRILSEYSSPLAQFRRERIQDTVVFFGSARTPSPEDLQREQELAAGKSDDTAQSARKVPLDGETAQEMVQYYQDARKLAHLLTDWSLSLKYPRHRFVVTSGGGPGIMEAANRGAYEAGGKTIGLNIRLPFEQEPNRYITPALNFEFHYFFMRKYWFAYLAKALVVFPGGFGTLDEMFEILTLSQTNKLAKKIGIVVYGSSYWKQVINLDALVQKGAISAADRELFQFADTPEEAFALLRDGLIHNHLEREHLAPGAEIEVPEIAHTRR from the coding sequence ATGCGATTCGCTATCGCGAAAGCTGACCTTATGCCTCTGGAACCACCCGAATCCCTCGCTTCCGCTCCTCTTGCCTACGAAAACCCGGCCTTCCTGAACAGTCCCGACGGGCGCATTGTGCGCATTCTTTCGGAATACTCGTCTCCGCTCGCCCAGTTCCGGCGCGAGCGCATTCAGGACACCGTGGTCTTCTTCGGCTCGGCCCGCACTCCATCGCCCGAGGATTTGCAAAGAGAGCAGGAACTCGCCGCCGGTAAGTCGGATGACACCGCCCAGTCCGCGCGAAAAGTACCTCTGGACGGTGAAACTGCACAGGAAATGGTGCAGTACTACCAGGATGCCCGCAAACTGGCCCACCTGCTGACCGACTGGTCCTTATCGCTCAAATATCCCCGGCACCGTTTCGTGGTGACCTCGGGCGGAGGCCCGGGCATCATGGAAGCGGCCAACCGCGGCGCCTATGAGGCAGGCGGAAAAACCATCGGCCTCAACATACGTCTACCTTTTGAGCAGGAGCCCAACCGGTACATCACGCCTGCGCTGAATTTCGAGTTTCATTATTTCTTCATGCGCAAATACTGGTTTGCTTATCTCGCAAAGGCGCTAGTAGTCTTTCCGGGTGGGTTTGGAACGCTGGACGAGATGTTTGAGATCCTGACCCTCTCGCAGACCAACAAGTTGGCCAAGAAGATCGGCATTGTGGTTTACGGCTCGTCATACTGGAAGCAGGTCATCAATCTGGATGCGCTGGTCCAAAAAGGCGCTATCTCCGCGGCCGACCGGGAGTTATTCCAGTTCGCCGACACTCCAGAGGAGGCTTTTGCCCTGCTGCGAGACGGGTTGATCCATAACCATCTGGAAAGAGAGCACTTAGCTCCAGGAGCGGAAATCGAAGTGCCGGAAATTGCGCATACGCGGCGCTAA
- a CDS encoding glycosyl hydrolase 2 galactose-binding domain-containing protein, with product MTQTYGTPTTNNPPQYGPFNAIFLEGGTGLTEKLETHDTVQMASSPWTLYAWIKPNVAVTAPVLIGGMGETSEEYPRMLALSAKDVMLWDGADNTLRFPLPGGRSIAAGTWHFVAATFDGTQFHVYVDGTEAGHGTLLLGSVSPVLSLAPARGLPGGFSHFGGLIEGFTLLRHAMSSSDLAALSKQRKDLDVVDFEHGSEDWPIQSRQWIGYRQPQSPQTLPHSKAPFSKPVAEPLPAHRPGLTPKGVDQWMIGDWNLQAAPKVHATAEELNSPQYDPKGWMAATVPGTVLTTMVDRGIYPNPYYGLNNMAIPESLNKQDYWYRTEFETPKSAQGRQLSLDFEGINYKAKVWLNGHELGTIKGAFIRGAFDVTPYVKASGKNVLLVKISPPPHPGIPQEQSVLGGPGMNGGEMVLDGPTFMDTEGWDWIPAIRDRDSGLWQPVMLEATGAVKIGDPQVVTTLPLPSLTSARVRIDVPLQNTNTAAVQGTLTASFEGVTVTKKVTLASGANSIQLTPSEYPQLVVQHPRLWWPNGYGKPNLYHLKLTFATSNGVSDMRTVQFGMREVSYQLGLMTPGGQLKQIIYDPSRGDVAKQALINIRHEAILQVPPQAPYPGFYSPDGKKNWTNWVYSLTPAAMHSPAVTPAPASDAGTRTFLVILVNGVRIAARGGSWGMDDAMKNVSRAHLEPYFKLEQQAGVNIIRNWQGQDTEQTFYNLADEYGLMVWNDFWESTQDSNLEAENPALFLKNARDTISHYRNHPSIVVWCGRNEGVPQPIINQGLDKWTRKLDGTRIYMPSSNNVNLQVSGPYRWQNPVLYYTNLNEGFSVETGTPSMSTLESFKAWTPKPDQWPIDDVWAYHDWHQSGNGDVHPFMDAVEAMFGAPTSLADFERKAQMLNYIDHRAIFEGMDAHLWQPNSGRMLWMTHPAWPSNVWEIYSYDYDTQASYYGVKKACEPLHVQLDLSNGNVQVVNTTREAHPAMTVSVKAYSLANQPLLSHSATVNSAADGVVTAFPVDLVQVEAHGVALVELKLSDASGKVVSRNLYWLASNMADYRALDRLPDAPVTATATYASHGSTVELHVTLHNTGSTASLQDKLTLLNAAGKRILPAYYSDNYVSLLPGESRQITITYPATAASGAPRLTLRGWNLAQHAVSVMGQ from the coding sequence ATGACCCAAACCTATGGGACGCCCACCACGAATAATCCGCCGCAGTATGGCCCCTTCAACGCGATTTTTCTCGAAGGCGGCACCGGGCTGACGGAAAAGCTCGAGACCCACGATACCGTGCAGATGGCCTCATCGCCGTGGACCCTCTATGCGTGGATCAAACCCAATGTGGCCGTAACAGCGCCCGTACTCATCGGAGGCATGGGAGAGACGTCAGAGGAATATCCGCGCATGCTGGCCCTGAGCGCCAAAGACGTCATGCTGTGGGATGGCGCGGACAACACCTTGCGCTTTCCTCTGCCGGGCGGCAGGAGCATCGCAGCCGGCACGTGGCACTTTGTGGCGGCAACGTTTGATGGCACGCAGTTTCATGTCTACGTGGACGGCACGGAGGCCGGCCATGGAACGCTGCTGCTGGGCAGTGTCTCTCCGGTGCTCTCGCTCGCGCCGGCGCGCGGCCTGCCCGGCGGCTTCTCTCACTTTGGAGGCTTGATCGAAGGCTTCACGCTGCTGCGCCATGCCATGAGCAGCTCCGATTTGGCCGCGCTCTCAAAACAGCGCAAAGATCTCGACGTCGTGGACTTTGAGCACGGCTCAGAGGACTGGCCCATCCAGTCACGCCAGTGGATCGGGTATCGTCAGCCGCAGAGTCCGCAGACGCTGCCGCACAGCAAAGCTCCATTTTCAAAGCCGGTCGCCGAGCCACTGCCCGCGCATCGCCCTGGCCTGACGCCGAAGGGTGTCGATCAATGGATGATCGGCGACTGGAACCTGCAAGCCGCGCCGAAGGTCCATGCCACTGCGGAGGAGCTGAATTCTCCGCAATACGACCCCAAAGGTTGGATGGCCGCGACCGTGCCCGGCACCGTGCTCACGACAATGGTCGATCGCGGCATCTATCCCAACCCCTATTACGGGCTCAACAACATGGCGATCCCCGAGAGCCTCAACAAGCAGGACTACTGGTACCGTACGGAATTTGAGACTCCGAAATCCGCACAGGGACGGCAGCTCTCGCTCGACTTTGAGGGCATCAACTACAAGGCAAAAGTCTGGCTCAACGGTCACGAACTCGGCACCATCAAGGGCGCATTCATTCGCGGCGCTTTCGATGTGACGCCCTACGTCAAAGCCTCGGGAAAAAATGTGCTGCTGGTGAAGATTTCGCCGCCGCCGCACCCCGGCATTCCGCAGGAACAGTCGGTGCTGGGCGGCCCGGGCATGAATGGCGGCGAGATGGTACTCGATGGCCCGACCTTCATGGACACCGAAGGCTGGGACTGGATTCCAGCGATTCGCGATCGCGACAGCGGCCTGTGGCAGCCGGTGATGCTTGAGGCTACCGGCGCGGTGAAGATCGGCGATCCGCAGGTCGTGACCACTCTCCCGCTGCCCAGCCTCACCAGCGCTCGCGTGCGCATCGATGTGCCGCTCCAGAACACAAATACGGCTGCGGTGCAGGGCACCCTGACGGCCAGCTTTGAAGGCGTAACCGTCACAAAGAAAGTCACGCTGGCCTCCGGCGCCAATTCCATCCAGCTCACGCCTTCGGAGTATCCGCAACTGGTCGTGCAGCATCCCCGGCTCTGGTGGCCCAATGGCTACGGCAAGCCAAATCTCTATCACCTGAAGCTCACCTTTGCCACCAGCAACGGCGTATCTGACATGCGGACGGTGCAGTTTGGCATGCGCGAGGTGAGCTATCAGCTCGGCCTCATGACGCCCGGCGGGCAGCTCAAGCAGATCATCTATGACCCCTCGCGCGGCGACGTTGCAAAGCAGGCGCTCATCAATATCCGGCATGAGGCCATTCTTCAGGTCCCGCCCCAGGCGCCATACCCCGGCTTCTACTCCCCCGACGGCAAGAAGAACTGGACCAACTGGGTCTACTCGCTCACTCCGGCTGCCATGCATTCGCCAGCCGTCACTCCCGCGCCCGCCAGCGATGCGGGCACACGAACCTTCCTCGTCATTCTGGTCAACGGCGTGCGCATTGCCGCGCGTGGCGGAAGCTGGGGCATGGATGACGCAATGAAGAACGTCTCACGCGCGCATCTTGAGCCCTACTTCAAGCTGGAGCAGCAAGCCGGCGTCAACATTATCCGCAACTGGCAGGGGCAGGACACCGAACAGACTTTCTATAACCTGGCCGACGAATATGGCCTGATGGTGTGGAACGACTTCTGGGAGTCCACGCAGGACAGCAATCTCGAAGCGGAGAATCCGGCGCTGTTTTTGAAAAACGCGCGCGACACCATCTCGCATTACCGCAATCACCCCTCCATCGTGGTGTGGTGCGGACGCAATGAGGGCGTGCCGCAGCCCATCATCAATCAGGGGCTGGACAAGTGGACCCGCAAGCTCGATGGCACGCGCATCTACATGCCCAGCTCTAACAATGTGAACCTGCAGGTGAGCGGCCCCTATCGCTGGCAGAATCCCGTGCTTTATTACACCAATCTGAATGAGGGATTTTCGGTCGAGACCGGCACGCCCTCCATGTCCACACTCGAATCCTTCAAAGCCTGGACGCCGAAGCCCGATCAGTGGCCCATCGATGACGTGTGGGCCTATCACGACTGGCATCAGTCAGGAAATGGGGACGTGCATCCTTTCATGGACGCCGTCGAGGCCATGTTTGGCGCACCCACCAGCCTGGCTGACTTTGAACGCAAGGCCCAGATGCTCAACTACATCGACCATCGTGCCATCTTTGAGGGCATGGACGCGCACCTGTGGCAGCCCAACAGCGGGCGCATGCTCTGGATGACGCATCCGGCATGGCCCAGCAATGTATGGGAGATTTACAGCTACGACTACGACACGCAAGCCTCGTATTACGGCGTAAAAAAGGCGTGCGAACCCCTGCATGTGCAGCTTGACCTCTCGAATGGCAACGTGCAGGTGGTCAACACCACGCGCGAGGCGCATCCTGCCATGACGGTCAGCGTGAAGGCGTATTCGCTGGCAAATCAACCGCTGCTCTCACACTCCGCAACCGTGAACAGTGCCGCCGACGGCGTCGTGACAGCCTTTCCCGTTGATCTGGTCCAGGTGGAAGCCCACGGCGTCGCACTGGTCGAGCTGAAGCTGTCGGATGCGAGCGGCAAGGTGGTATCGCGCAACCTCTATTGGCTGGCCTCGAACATGGCTGACTATCGCGCGCTCGACCGGCTGCCCGATGCCCCCGTCACCGCGACCGCAACGTATGCCAGCCACGGCAGCACGGTGGAGCTGCATGTGACATTGCACAACACCGGCTCAACAGCCTCGCTGCAGGATAAGCTCACGCTGTTGAATGCGGCCGGCAAACGCATTCTGCCTGCCTATTACAGCGACAATTACGTGTCTCTGTTGCCCGGCGAGAGCCGGCAGATCACCATCACCTATCCAGCAACGGCGGCGAGCGGAGCACCGCGCCTCACGCTGCGGGGTTGGAACCTGGCGCAGCACGCGGTCAGCGTGATGGGCCAATAG
- a CDS encoding KdsC family phosphatase: MPASVSASPDVLARARKIKLFLMDVDGTLTSGGVCLISLPTGGVGEMKQFDSQDGLALKLAGIMGIQTGFITGRRSPAVQQRASELNVRFVYLGQATKTAAFEECLEQAGVTEEETAYLGDDLPDMPLARRAGLAIAVGNAAVELKEICHYTTQARGGEGAAREVIELILKAQGRWEEAVPKALA; encoded by the coding sequence ATGCCAGCTTCCGTGTCCGCCAGCCCTGATGTTCTCGCCCGCGCCCGCAAGATCAAGCTCTTTTTGATGGACGTGGATGGCACCCTCACCAGCGGTGGCGTCTGTCTGATCTCTCTGCCCACGGGCGGCGTGGGAGAGATGAAGCAGTTCGATTCCCAGGACGGGCTCGCGCTCAAGCTGGCCGGCATCATGGGCATACAGACCGGCTTTATCACTGGCCGCCGCTCCCCAGCGGTGCAACAGCGTGCCAGTGAGTTGAATGTGCGCTTTGTTTATCTTGGGCAGGCCACCAAAACCGCTGCCTTTGAGGAGTGCCTGGAGCAGGCCGGTGTCACCGAAGAAGAGACGGCGTATCTTGGCGACGATCTGCCCGACATGCCGCTGGCGCGCCGTGCCGGGCTGGCCATTGCCGTGGGCAATGCGGCCGTGGAACTGAAGGAGATCTGCCATTACACGACCCAGGCGCGTGGCGGCGAGGGAGCGGCGCGCGAGGTGATCGAGCTCATTCTCAAAGCGCAGGGCCGTTGGGAAGAGGCCGTGCCGAAGGCGCTCGCCTAA
- a CDS encoding S9 family peptidase, whose product MSFALAAAPVLAQAPATPHPMTIDDAFRVQNVGSPRVSPDGKWIVYTVSSTDLKADKRTTDLWMVGWDGKQDMQLTFGYDGSTSSPEFSPDGRSISFLSGRKGTAKGTQVWVLDRRGGEARQLTDVKKGDLENYAWSPDSKELLLTIHTGGTVSANDFNDPGKHKLIPPIVMTRYHFKQDVEGYLTADDHTYLYLYDIATGKMEKLTAGKQYNESDGVWSPDGKEIAFVSNHTAEPDRNINTDIFVVAAKHGAEPRQLTHYTGADAGPLSWSPDGKLIAFLRGGHVKYWQYQENHLGVIAADGSSPARILTSKFDRPVHSPQFSSDGKSIMVLVTDDRNRYPASVDVATGAVHRLVATEGVSWAHAEKAGHEALLWTTDTEPGEVYALSQGHLRELTHHNAKLLSELELSKSENISALSKDGTRIDGLLTLPVNKSEAKPYPLLVFIHGGPQGQDAHEFNTIPQLFAARGWAVLNVNYRGSNGRGLAFQRAIWANWGVLEVQDVQACVHKVIQEGIADPNRMGVGGWSYGGIMTDFMIASTNEFKAASSGAGTGDPLALYGVDEYGNQYNFELGEPWKDLNTYIKIGYPFFHADRIHTPTLFMGGTSDFNVPVVAGEQMYLALQTLHVPSALIVYPQQFHGFTDPTYIRDRYQYWFNWYDKWVLGKDVKLSYLPWAKKDKDKDKKK is encoded by the coding sequence TTGTCCTTTGCGCTTGCTGCTGCCCCGGTTCTCGCGCAAGCCCCTGCTACGCCGCACCCGATGACGATTGACGATGCCTTTCGTGTACAGAACGTGGGCAGTCCTCGCGTCTCGCCCGACGGCAAGTGGATCGTTTACACGGTCTCCTCGACAGACCTCAAAGCCGACAAGCGCACCACCGATTTGTGGATGGTGGGCTGGGATGGCAAACAGGACATGCAACTCACCTTCGGGTATGACGGCTCGACGAGTTCGCCGGAGTTCAGTCCCGATGGCCGTTCCATCTCCTTTCTGTCAGGCCGCAAGGGCACCGCCAAGGGAACGCAGGTGTGGGTGCTTGACCGGCGTGGCGGCGAAGCCCGCCAACTCACCGATGTGAAAAAGGGCGATCTGGAGAATTACGCATGGTCGCCGGACAGCAAAGAACTGCTCCTGACGATTCACACCGGCGGCACGGTGAGCGCGAATGATTTCAACGATCCCGGCAAGCACAAGCTCATTCCGCCCATCGTGATGACCCGCTACCACTTCAAGCAGGACGTGGAGGGCTACCTGACGGCGGACGACCACACCTACCTCTATCTGTATGACATTGCCACCGGCAAAATGGAGAAGCTGACGGCCGGCAAGCAGTACAACGAGAGCGATGGCGTCTGGAGCCCTGACGGCAAAGAGATCGCCTTCGTCAGCAATCACACGGCGGAGCCGGACCGGAACATCAACACCGACATCTTTGTCGTCGCGGCAAAGCACGGCGCCGAGCCGCGCCAGCTCACGCACTACACGGGCGCGGATGCCGGACCACTCTCCTGGAGCCCTGACGGCAAGTTGATCGCGTTTTTGCGCGGCGGTCACGTCAAGTACTGGCAGTATCAGGAGAACCATCTCGGCGTGATTGCGGCCGATGGCAGCAGCCCGGCACGCATTCTCACGTCGAAGTTTGACCGGCCTGTCCACTCGCCGCAGTTTTCAAGCGACGGCAAGAGCATCATGGTGCTCGTGACGGACGACCGCAACCGCTATCCCGCAAGCGTGGATGTGGCCACCGGCGCGGTGCATCGCCTGGTTGCGACAGAGGGCGTCTCGTGGGCGCATGCCGAAAAGGCCGGGCATGAGGCTCTGCTGTGGACCACTGACACCGAGCCCGGAGAGGTGTACGCGCTGTCGCAGGGGCATCTGCGCGAGCTGACGCATCACAACGCCAAGCTGCTCTCTGAGCTGGAGCTATCGAAATCAGAAAACATCAGCGCCCTCAGCAAAGACGGCACCCGCATTGACGGGCTGCTGACCTTGCCGGTGAACAAGAGCGAGGCCAAGCCTTATCCCTTGCTGGTCTTCATTCACGGCGGGCCGCAGGGGCAGGATGCGCATGAGTTCAACACCATTCCGCAGTTGTTTGCCGCGCGCGGCTGGGCTGTGCTCAATGTGAACTATCGCGGCAGCAACGGCCGCGGCCTTGCCTTCCAGCGCGCCATCTGGGCGAACTGGGGTGTTCTTGAGGTCCAGGATGTGCAGGCCTGCGTCCACAAGGTGATTCAGGAGGGCATCGCCGACCCCAATCGCATGGGCGTGGGCGGATGGAGCTACGGCGGCATCATGACCGACTTCATGATTGCCAGCACGAATGAGTTCAAGGCGGCGAGCAGCGGCGCGGGCACCGGCGATCCGCTGGCGCTTTATGGGGTGGATGAATACGGCAACCAGTACAACTTTGAGCTGGGCGAGCCGTGGAAGGACCTGAATACCTACATCAAGATTGGCTACCCGTTCTTCCATGCCGATCGCATTCACACGCCGACGCTCTTCATGGGCGGCACGAGCGACTTCAACGTGCCGGTGGTGGCCGGGGAGCAGATGTACCTGGCGCTCCAGACGCTGCATGTGCCGTCGGCGCTGATCGTGTATCCGCAGCAGTTCCACGGATTCACGGATCCCACTTACATTCGCGACCGCTACCAGTACTGGTTCAACTGGTACGACAAGTGGGTACTCGGCAAGGATGTGAAGCTGAGTTATCTGCCGTGGGCGAAGAAGGATAAGGACAAGGACAAGAAAAAGTAG
- the hemE gene encoding uroporphyrinogen decarboxylase produces the protein MPLNPENGALAADALSLSAHGGRFVRACLRRPVDRTPVWFLRQAGRYMPEYMAVRKHHSLLDICKRPEIAAEVTITAAEKLDVDAAIIFADLLLPFECMGLPFEFQAGEGPVVHHPVRTLEDVERLRTDKASELIYVAQAIEKVVAHFKDRLGIIGFCGAPYTLASYMIEGGGTRQYIETKKFMYRQPDAWKQLLDKLVTVLTAYARQQVEAGADVIQIFDSWAGSLSVEDYREFVLPVTRQLVREVQALGVPVIYFGVDTASLLPSMRETGADVLGLDWRTPLAEAWHRLDYGCAVQGNLDPITLFAEPDLIRNRVENILAQAANRPGHIFNLGHGIVPGTPVEHVQAVVKFVREYKPATL, from the coding sequence ATGCCTTTGAATCCTGAAAACGGCGCTCTCGCCGCTGATGCCTTGTCTCTCTCTGCCCATGGCGGCCGCTTTGTGCGCGCCTGCCTGCGCCGCCCGGTGGATCGCACGCCGGTGTGGTTTCTGCGCCAGGCCGGCCGTTACATGCCCGAATACATGGCCGTGCGCAAACACCACTCACTGCTCGATATCTGCAAGCGGCCGGAGATTGCCGCCGAAGTGACTATCACCGCCGCCGAAAAGCTCGATGTGGATGCGGCCATCATCTTTGCCGATCTGCTGCTGCCCTTCGAGTGCATGGGGCTTCCGTTTGAATTTCAGGCCGGCGAGGGGCCGGTGGTGCATCACCCGGTGCGCACGCTGGAAGATGTCGAGCGCCTGCGTACCGACAAGGCTTCGGAGCTGATCTATGTGGCGCAGGCCATTGAGAAGGTGGTTGCGCACTTCAAAGACCGCCTCGGCATCATCGGCTTCTGCGGCGCGCCTTACACGCTGGCCAGCTACATGATTGAGGGCGGCGGCACGCGGCAGTATATCGAGACCAAAAAGTTCATGTACCGCCAGCCCGATGCGTGGAAGCAGTTGCTCGACAAGCTGGTCACGGTGCTCACGGCCTATGCCCGCCAGCAGGTCGAGGCCGGTGCCGACGTCATTCAGATCTTCGATAGCTGGGCCGGCTCGCTCAGCGTCGAGGACTACCGCGAATTTGTGCTGCCGGTCACGCGCCAACTGGTGCGCGAGGTGCAGGCGCTGGGCGTGCCGGTCATCTATTTCGGTGTGGATACGGCCTCGCTGCTGCCCTCCATGCGCGAGACCGGCGCCGACGTGCTCGGGCTGGACTGGCGCACGCCGCTTGCCGAGGCCTGGCATCGCCTCGATTACGGCTGCGCGGTGCAGGGCAACCTCGATCCCATCACGCTCTTTGCCGAGCCGGATCTGATTCGTAACCGTGTCGAGAACATTCTGGCGCAGGCTGCGAATCGCCCCGGACACATCTTCAATCTAGGCCACGGCATTGTGCCCGGCACGCCGGTCGAGCATGTGCAGGCCGTGGTCAAATTTGTGCGCGAATACAAGCCCGCGACCTTGTGA
- the hemH gene encoding ferrochelatase: MEERAAILLLAHGTPDSAEEIPEYLRNVVSGRPMPAEVIEEVRHRFVEIGGSPLTALTLQQGRLLQEALGLPVYVGMRNWKPYIADVVKQMVEDGITRAVAICLAPQNSRTSVGLYRRAVFAEAGQKMQIGFIEGWAEDDLLAAAFADRLRATWEPFRAEVGGPVPVLFTAHSVPCRTVQAPQPDPEAPRRPVLPPDPYNYEAKKTAMHVAAKVDGLDAWYFAFQSQGMSGGPWIGPTVEDTLTALHQEGIRHLVIQPVGFLCDHVEILYDIDIAFRDFAQNLGMMLRRPASLNDSPLLTAALARLAQSGLDRLQASEAPEPAAS, translated from the coding sequence ATGGAAGAAAGAGCCGCCATTCTTTTGCTCGCTCACGGCACTCCGGACTCCGCCGAAGAGATCCCCGAGTACCTGCGCAATGTGGTCAGCGGCCGCCCCATGCCGGCCGAGGTCATCGAAGAGGTGCGCCACCGCTTTGTTGAGATCGGCGGCAGCCCGCTCACCGCACTCACCCTGCAGCAGGGCCGCCTGCTGCAAGAGGCCCTGGGCCTTCCGGTCTATGTGGGCATGCGCAACTGGAAGCCCTACATCGCCGATGTGGTGAAGCAGATGGTGGAGGACGGCATCACCCGCGCTGTGGCGATCTGTCTGGCTCCGCAGAACTCGCGCACCAGCGTCGGCCTCTACCGCCGCGCCGTCTTTGCCGAGGCCGGGCAGAAGATGCAGATTGGCTTCATCGAGGGCTGGGCCGAGGACGACCTGCTGGCCGCGGCCTTCGCCGACCGCCTGCGCGCGACCTGGGAGCCTTTTCGCGCCGAGGTGGGTGGGCCGGTGCCCGTGCTCTTCACCGCGCACAGTGTGCCCTGCCGCACGGTGCAGGCGCCGCAGCCCGATCCGGAGGCGCCGCGCCGTCCTGTTCTGCCGCCGGACCCCTACAACTACGAAGCCAAGAAGACTGCGATGCATGTGGCTGCAAAGGTGGATGGCCTCGATGCCTGGTACTTCGCCTTTCAGAGCCAGGGTATGTCGGGCGGCCCCTGGATTGGCCCCACGGTGGAAGACACGCTCACGGCGCTGCATCAGGAGGGCATTCGTCATCTTGTGATCCAGCCGGTGGGCTTTCTCTGCGATCACGTCGAAATTCTGTATGACATCGACATCGCCTTCCGCGACTTTGCGCAGAACCTTGGCATGATGCTGCGGCGTCCGGCCTCGCTCAATGATTCGCCTCTGCTCACCGCCGCGCTGGCGCGCCTGGCGCAGTCGGGGCTGGATCGGCTGCAGGCCAGCGAAGCCCCCGAACCGGCGGCTTCATGA
- the hemG gene encoding protoporphyrinogen oxidase, whose translation MKHIAVIGGGISGLTAAWQLTQLDQSCTLFEASARVGGIVETERRDGFVIECGPDSWVAEKPWARELAIELGLEDEIIASNDFQRRTWLLRDGQLLPMPDGMRMMVPTRLDALEGSPLFSQEAIRAYAAEPSRAEGLRASALPEGQDESVASFVRRHFGDEVTRTIAAPLLAGVFGGDVEQLSVRSVMAPFVKMEQEHGSLIAALNARPPKPGHGGTSIFGSLRSGLGTLAEKMSEALPTASVHFETPVQALAREGGQWRVSTTQGSGLFDAVLLATPANATRALLARLDAAAAALLPVEASSAIVVALAYDRAAARHMRVPEGFGYLVPPPQAGQGPSAESLLACTFVDQKFPHRAPDGCVLLRAFFGGDAAERLLHAPESELITRAEAQLAVALGPLPAPAFSLVRRWPLSLPQYATGHLDRMRELEARVAQLPGLTLLGNAYHGVGLPDLIRQARSAARALVAPEA comes from the coding sequence ATGAAGCACATTGCGGTCATCGGAGGCGGCATCAGCGGTCTCACCGCCGCCTGGCAGCTCACGCAACTGGATCAATCCTGCACCCTCTTTGAGGCAAGCGCGCGGGTGGGCGGCATTGTGGAAACAGAGCGGCGCGACGGCTTTGTGATCGAGTGCGGCCCCGATTCCTGGGTGGCTGAGAAGCCCTGGGCGCGCGAACTGGCGATTGAGCTGGGTCTGGAAGACGAAATCATCGCGTCGAACGATTTTCAGCGCCGCACCTGGCTGCTGCGTGATGGCCAACTGCTGCCCATGCCCGATGGCATGCGCATGATGGTGCCCACGCGGCTCGATGCGCTCGAAGGCTCCCCGCTGTTTTCTCAAGAGGCGATCCGCGCCTATGCCGCCGAACCCTCCCGCGCGGAGGGACTGCGCGCGTCGGCGCTGCCGGAGGGGCAGGATGAGTCCGTGGCCAGCTTCGTGCGCCGCCACTTTGGCGATGAGGTTACCCGCACCATCGCGGCGCCCCTGCTGGCTGGGGTCTTCGGCGGCGATGTGGAGCAGTTGAGCGTCCGCTCGGTGATGGCACCCTTCGTCAAGATGGAGCAGGAGCACGGCAGCCTGATCGCTGCTCTCAACGCGCGCCCGCCTAAGCCGGGCCATGGTGGCACGTCTATTTTCGGCTCGCTGCGCTCGGGGTTGGGCACACTGGCTGAAAAAATGTCTGAGGCTCTGCCTACGGCCAGCGTCCATTTTGAAACTCCGGTCCAAGCCCTGGCACGCGAGGGAGGCCAGTGGCGGGTGTCCACCACGCAAGGGAGTGGCCTCTTTGACGCGGTGTTGCTGGCCACGCCTGCGAATGCTACCCGCGCGCTGCTGGCCCGGCTCGATGCGGCTGCCGCCGCGCTGCTGCCGGTAGAAGCCAGCTCCGCCATCGTCGTGGCGCTGGCCTATGATCGGGCTGCGGCCCGGCATATGCGAGTTCCAGAGGGATTTGGTTACCTCGTGCCGCCGCCGCAGGCTGGGCAGGGCCCCAGCGCCGAATCGCTGCTGGCCTGCACCTTTGTGGATCAGAAGTTCCCGCATCGCGCCCCCGATGGCTGCGTGCTGCTGCGCGCCTTCTTTGGCGGGGATGCCGCGGAGCGTCTTCTGCATGCGCCGGAGAGTGAATTGATCACCCGCGCCGAGGCGCAATTGGCCGTGGCGCTGGGGCCGCTGCCCGCGCCCGCGTTTTCTCTGGTGCGCCGCTGGCCGCTTTCGCTGCCGCAGTATGCGACCGGCCATCTGGACCGCATGCGGGAGCTTGAAGCCCGCGTTGCGCAGCTCCCGGGTCTCACGCTGCTGGGCAACGCCTATCACGGTGTGGGGCTGCCGGATCTGATTCGCCAGGCGCGCAGTGCTGCCCGCGCGCTGGTTGCGCCCGAAGCGTAG